The Mercenaria mercenaria strain notata chromosome 6, MADL_Memer_1, whole genome shotgun sequence genome contains the following window.
TCTTGGCAACATTTACCTGTGCATAAACTGGTATACTGGTGTTGTACCATAGAAACCGTTTATCTTGACGACATTTTCTGTTCTATACCGATACAACCCATCAAATGTAGTAATGACTATCTCGTACATTTGTCCGACTTTCACCTTTCAAAAGATATAAAACTAAAGACTTTTGTACGTTTTTAATAATCAAACAATTTACGAAGTTATAAAGTGTTGACCATTGAACAATAATTGAAAGTTGTGCAATTTATGATTCTATATTCCCTTTTCATTGTGCTTTTTatccatttaaaaacaaacatgcttttAAACGTTCAAAAGATCTTTCGGAAACAGAATTAtaaggttgaaggtcagtaattcaaatccttctttgtttcatataaaaaaagacaaattcGGGTCgtatttacgtatctttatagaacatcactttttcctacacctattttgcatgaaagttctatcatatattaacgaaaaaaatgaaaagaaaatagatggttgaatagttcctagtgaaatgtcagtcagttgtggtctgctaccctaaaataattgtccgcacaataaacccctactttctgtttcgatttgcaaaacttgccatatggggtatataaacatgaaaaccgtcttatttcatattttctagcAGTGAAAACGTGTGATTAAAGCGCTCGTTCTAcatgaatttgcgcaaaaaaatgagaaaattaggatttatttaCTTTGGACTTTTTCGATACACCACtaaagcacattttcgaccgaattactgatcTTATTCCTATAACAAACTTCGggtgagtctgttcatgagaggtgatgaaatgtgcaatacaCACCACGACCTAGTAAAAGTAGCACTGAATagactacatgtattttacaatattttatatgatGCATGGTATACGGTGTTGTCCTGCGCAATAGGTGTACCATATTTAGAGCAAACGAAACATATTGCCAAGAAAACTTAGCAATTTTTTGTAcagtaatataaaaatgtttttaatttaatttaatttaacctGGTGCGCGAGCAATGTTGATGGTAATTTCTCTCCAAATTCCTCAATCGGAAGAAACTCAAAGAAGGTTAAGGGTAATATAGGCACGTAGTTTACATCTGGTTCTGCCATGGGATCAGTGTTCATACCATAGATCGTTTCAGTTCCATTATGCATTAAAGAAGCAATGTGAAGTTCGcctagatattttttcttaacaATTTTTGCCTGAAATATATGCATTTAATTTACTAAGTCAGTGAATCGGTAGACCTGTGAAAGAGCGTAACATTAATTGTTGCCAGAAGACACGGACAGGTCGGCCATATTCTAGACACAATAGCCTTAAATCCTTTACCAAATTCTTTCCTCAAGAAGGCAGCACGCTTTGGATTAGGTTTCAACAGCCTATTTAATCGATTTCTTTCAAGAACAGAAACGTCCAAATTTTCTGAAAGTGCCCCATTTTCTATGTCATTGCAGAGCGAGCTCCAATTCTTCTCCATTACTGTGAACAAGGATAATGCTGTTGTTGACACCATTGTTGAAAAACAGCACACGTCATCTTCTGCAAGACTAAATGCTAAGTGAATGTACAGAGCTTCGTACTCAGTTTGTACGGAAAGATTTGGTACTGCTGAAAATGGAAAGTTGAATTTGTATGTAACGGCTGCAATGGGTCCAGATTCTATTCCGGAATTTGTGACAATTAGCTTTGGAACAATTTTAACATACAGCCACTTCTTCAGGAGTTGATTTCCAGTAGCATATACCATATTGTATATCATTGCAAGAATCCATGGCATCGCCTTATTCCGCGCTTTTTGGCTTTTCGGAAATACTTTGCTTTTACCGGAAGTTGTACCGGAAGTAAGCGCCAGAAAGTAAGCTTTTCCGGGAAAAAGTATGTTTTCTGCACCATCTTCTTTTATCATTTCAGCATATTTCCGGTAGTTATCGTAAGATGTGAGCGTCATAGTTTCTCTAAAATTTTGTACAGAGTTAACATTTTCCAGACCGTGATCCCTTGCAAAAAGTGTATCATTGTTTTGTGCTAAGATTTCTTTCAGAATACTTTCTTGTTGTTCTTCACATATCAAAACGTTTCTTCAGTGTATACCCACACACTAATAAGGTTCTCATGAATATGTACTGCAAAATTAAACTGCTTAATGTGTGAGATGGCGCTGGTTTCAGTCTATAAATGTCTATCAGAATTAAGGCAATCGCAATGCTGCTGGCGACGACTATATCTGAAAAACATATATGGCGGTAATGTATCAAGCTTCTCCAATGGCCACTGGTGTCCCATTTTACAATTAGATTGTTACATAGCAACATCTTTACAgcaaacaaacatttataaatgAATGGCACATCTTTTCCATTAAAACATATCTTCAGACAAAATGAAAATGGTTATGATTAATAGGTCTGTAGTACGTATCAATTACAttagactttagaaaagtaaataTCTCAGAGATATAATGACATATGTTTGACTATAAGCAAAACTAAGAGATTCAGTGCATTATTATGGAAATGTGACTACAAATGTACTAAGTTTTAACATAAAGTAATATACAGCTGGAAGGAATTagtaatgatattatatatttaagaaataatatttccaaaatagtaATTTGGTCTTGAATAAAACCATTATTTTGAGTTCAGATGGGAATGAATCATATCACGATGGCGCAGCTTTATATatcgacaatgattttattcaagagcaaatcatgtctgagatatattatttcgattctaacacgttataaaggattaTCATATATATCCTTAACGGCATCCTCTAAATAGTTCTGTaaggttttcttttccagcgtgctACTGTGACGTTTGACGCTATATGATGTAAAAATTTTGCATAATAACGCACAAGTCTTAGACTTCTTTGTTTAAGAGGACAGTAAATCAAACCGTGTTAGAATTATTATTACATCTATATTGAAAGTCATTTATACACTGGtgtgataaataataaaaaaaaggtcGTATTAACTTATTGTGAGCCAAAAACACGCAATAACCTCAAGCAGTCACTTCATCACATGTTTAAATTTGATTAGAGTCTACTCTTATCTCAAGTAAACTTCTAATTGCGCTGCTTTTACTTATAAACAATTTTGCCCTTTTAGGTTCGGTCGATATGGAGATATATCAACTTCACTAATctgcaattattgtataatacaAGCGATTGTGTCATCAACAGCGTTGTTTATGCGAATACTTTCATCTGTTTCTTACGCCTAGTCATCTTAGGTGCTTCAATAATACACGTTAAAAAGTACGTATAAGTGTGATTAGAAATGACTTTTTTCCAGTCTACAGTTAAATACGTTTGCTTATCtaaagaaattttatttctgGTTACCTATCGTATATAAATTTCTTATCAATACTAACCTGGCAGAAATCCTAAGTCTTCTTGTTTCCAGCAATAAATAAATCGTCCGCCACCGATTACTAAGAAGAATACAGATGTGTACAGTAGCTTGCTTCTGGTTATATGATACATGATTATGTACAGCTTAATTACaagatttcttattttatatttcgTATCAGATATACTAAAAACGTAATCCTTTTAGCAGGATCAAAGTTAGCACAAAgatacaaaaatattgtttaaacttattCAGCAACTTTGAGTATATTTATCCAAAACGAACTTTATAGTGTATATCCCGTTTGTACGAGCTGCGTATTCATCCGCCCAATGTCTCGTAATATATGTACAATAGATTAGATTATACATGTTTTATGACATGATATTATGATCTCTCTTAAGTTCAGTAAGGTTCGTTTTATATGACGTACTCGTTCTTTCTCATGGTAAAGCAACTTTGGCGAACATCGCAAATGCTACTACGGATTTTCCCCACCCCTTAATTTGTTTCTTTCATGGGACTCACATTCAAGCAAGTACGCGTACAATGCAATCGCGCTTTCAACAGCCAGTTAGTGTTGCTTGGCTCTTCGGCACGGTTGACAGTGTTAAACTGCTAACTTGCTGGCGGTGGAAAGCTTTTAAGTAAAAtccagtctgaaagacagctatattcCCCGTCGCTGTTATTGATAGTGAAAGGGTTAAGGGTATTGGGTGGAAGAATTaaacatttgagttgtgac
Protein-coding sequences here:
- the LOC128558038 gene encoding uncharacterized protein LOC128558038; this encodes MTLTSYDNYRKYAEMIKEDGAENILFPGKAYFLALTSGTTSGKSKVFPKSQKARNKAMPWILAMIYNMVYATGNQLLKKWLYVKIVPKLIVTNSGIESGPIAAVTYKFNFPFSAVPNLSVQTEYEALYIHLAFSLAEDDVCCFSTMVSTTALSLFTVMEKNWSSLCNDIENGALSENLDVSVLERNRLNRLLKPNPKRAAFLRKEFGKGFKAIVSRIWPTCPCLLATINVTLFHRSTDSLT